Proteins found in one Streptomyces sp. NBC_00461 genomic segment:
- a CDS encoding NUDIX domain-containing protein — translation MTVRPVVKRTARAVLLEGDNLILIKRTKPGVDPYWVTPGGGVEPADTTVVDALHREVYEELGAKITDVVPCFVDTVEHIGEDGGATGVKVQHFFVCRLESMDPSLRHGPEVDEPAGEYEIVRVPFTRVGIASVHLVPLSLRHYLDGNIEGVRAMHAPDLG, via the coding sequence ATGACGGTCCGACCCGTGGTCAAGCGCACCGCTCGTGCTGTTCTGCTCGAGGGCGACAACCTGATCCTGATCAAGCGCACCAAGCCAGGTGTCGATCCCTACTGGGTCACTCCCGGTGGCGGGGTCGAGCCCGCGGACACGACCGTCGTCGACGCCCTGCACCGCGAGGTGTACGAAGAGCTGGGCGCCAAGATCACCGATGTGGTGCCCTGCTTCGTGGACACCGTGGAGCACATCGGAGAGGACGGCGGCGCGACCGGCGTGAAGGTGCAGCACTTCTTCGTCTGCCGCCTGGAGTCCATGGACCCGTCCCTGCGACATGGCCCCGAGGTGGACGAGCCCGCCGGCGAGTACGAGATCGTACGAGTGCCGTTCACCCGCGTCGGGATCGCCTCGGTGCATCTCGTGCCACTGTCCTTGCGGCACTACTTGGACGGGAACATCGAGGGCGTGCGCGCCATGCACGCTCCTGACCTGGGGTGA
- a CDS encoding HAD family hydrolase — MARLHLFDLDGTLLQGTSAPVEISRQLGLEAETVALDQAISAGLIGPPEYAAQVYALWAELTEAHVSAAFEAAPWLERIHEVWAEIRQVGDYCAAVSLSPSFFVERLTGWGAHAALGSRFPAVPFTEPVDPTGVLSAAAKVEIAGRLCRDFGVELADCIAYGDSLSDKDLFGAVPVSVAVNADRHLAGLATHSYLGGDLWEAYELVRHVR, encoded by the coding sequence ATGGCGAGACTTCATCTCTTCGATCTGGACGGCACGCTGCTGCAGGGCACTTCGGCGCCGGTGGAGATCTCACGGCAGCTGGGCCTGGAAGCCGAGACGGTGGCGCTCGATCAGGCGATTTCGGCGGGGCTCATAGGGCCGCCGGAGTACGCGGCGCAGGTCTATGCGCTCTGGGCGGAACTCACCGAAGCGCATGTGTCGGCGGCCTTCGAAGCTGCCCCTTGGCTCGAGCGCATCCATGAGGTCTGGGCGGAGATCCGGCAGGTGGGCGACTACTGCGCCGCCGTTTCGCTCTCGCCTTCTTTCTTCGTGGAGCGGCTCACCGGCTGGGGCGCGCATGCGGCTTTAGGGTCCCGTTTTCCCGCCGTGCCGTTCACCGAGCCCGTGGATCCGACCGGAGTTCTCAGCGCTGCGGCCAAGGTCGAGATCGCCGGCCGGCTGTGCAGGGACTTCGGTGTCGAACTGGCCGACTGCATTGCCTATGGCGACTCGCTGTCGGACAAAGATCTGTTCGGTGCGGTTCCGGTCTCCGTCGCGGTCAATGCGGACCGCCACCTCGCCGGTCTCGCGACCCACTCGTACCTGGGCGGGGATCTGTGGGAAGCCTATGAATTGGTGCGCCACGTCAGGTGA
- the rpsR gene encoding 30S ribosomal protein S18, with protein MAKPPVRKPKKKVCAFCKDKVTYVDYKDTNMLRKFISDRGKIRARRVTGNCTQHQRDVATAVKNSREMALLPYTSTAR; from the coding sequence ATGGCGAAGCCGCCTGTGCGCAAGCCTAAGAAGAAGGTCTGCGCTTTCTGCAAGGACAAGGTCACGTACGTGGACTACAAGGACACGAACATGCTGCGGAAGTTCATTTCCGACCGCGGCAAGATCCGTGCCCGCCGCGTGACCGGCAACTGCACGCAGCACCAGCGTGACGTCGCCACGGCCGTCAAGAACAGCCGTGAGATGGCGCTGCTGCCCTACACGTCTACCGCGCGATAA
- a CDS encoding LysR family transcriptional regulator: MDLALLRTFVTVHRAGSFTRAAALLGLSQPAVTSQIRTLERQLGRPLFLRQARGVTPTTIGDELAHKAAPHLDALVEIAETGLDDESSLRTLHLAGPPEFTAERALPALTELTGEDGQGFALRASFGNAEEALEGLSAGHHDLAISTARPRGALLTATPLCDEEHVLVAAPHRAEQIGHGKPHRKGAPALEDVPVIEVHESLPFVSRYWASVFDSRPAAPGTVIVPDLRAVLACAVAGAGLAVLPRYLCGEALERGDVVALHNPAVPPLRTYFLVVRTGTLAMPHIARAHEWLLRAATDWC, translated from the coding sequence ATGGATCTGGCCTTGCTGCGCACTTTTGTGACGGTGCACCGGGCCGGCTCCTTCACCCGCGCCGCCGCGCTGCTCGGCCTGTCTCAGCCGGCCGTGACCTCGCAGATCCGCACGCTGGAGCGACAGCTGGGCCGCCCCCTGTTCCTGCGACAGGCTCGCGGTGTGACCCCGACGACGATCGGGGACGAACTCGCGCACAAGGCCGCGCCGCATCTCGACGCCCTGGTGGAGATCGCCGAGACCGGCCTGGACGACGAGTCCTCCTTACGCACGCTGCATCTCGCCGGTCCCCCCGAGTTCACGGCTGAACGGGCGTTGCCGGCCCTCACCGAGCTGACCGGCGAGGACGGCCAGGGCTTCGCGCTGCGCGCCTCATTCGGGAATGCCGAGGAGGCTCTGGAGGGGCTGTCCGCCGGGCATCACGATCTGGCCATCAGTACGGCCCGTCCGCGCGGTGCTCTGCTGACGGCGACTCCGCTGTGCGACGAAGAGCACGTCCTCGTGGCCGCCCCTCACCGGGCCGAACAGATCGGCCATGGGAAGCCGCACCGCAAGGGAGCGCCGGCCCTGGAGGACGTGCCCGTGATCGAGGTGCACGAGTCCCTGCCCTTCGTCTCCCGCTACTGGGCCTCGGTCTTCGACTCCCGCCCGGCCGCCCCCGGCACGGTCATCGTTCCGGACCTGCGCGCGGTCCTCGCCTGTGCCGTCGCGGGCGCGGGGCTCGCGGTACTGCCCCGCTATCTGTGCGGGGAAGCGCTGGAACGCGGAGACGTCGTCGCCCTGCACAATCCCGCGGTGCCCCCTCTGCGGACGTACTTCCTCGTGGTGCGCACCGGCACCCTTGCGATGCCGCACATCGCACGGGCTCACGAATGGCTGCTGCGAGCGGCAACCGACTGGTGCTGA
- a CDS encoding MATE family efflux transporter — translation MVLMTQAPVTSRATRRQHDREIVALAVPAFGALVAEPLFVMADSAIVGHLGTAQLAGLGVASALLMTAVSIFVFLAYATTAAVARRVGAGDLQAAIRQGMDGIWLALLLGAAVIAAVLPTAPTVVELFGASDTAAPYATAYLRISALGIPAMLVVLASTGVLRGLQDTKTPLYVAVAGFVTNAALNAGLVYGADLGIAGSAWGTVIAQCGMAAAYLIVVVRGARRHGASLRPDAAGIRASAQAGVPLLVRTLSLRAILMIATAVAARLGDADIAAHQIVLSLWSLLAFALDAIAIAGQAIIGRYLGADDPEGARHACRRMVQWGIAVGGVLGVLVMIARPVFLPLFTNDTVVKDAALPALLVVALSQPICGIVFVLDGVLMGAGDGPYLAWAMVATLAAFAPLALLVPTLGGGLTALWGAMTLMMAMRMLTLWLRTRSGRWIVTGATR, via the coding sequence TTGGTGCTCATGACACAGGCTCCCGTGACCTCCAGGGCCACCCGGCGGCAGCACGATCGAGAGATCGTCGCACTGGCTGTCCCGGCCTTCGGCGCACTCGTCGCCGAGCCCCTCTTTGTCATGGCCGACAGCGCAATCGTGGGGCACCTCGGCACGGCGCAACTCGCCGGACTCGGCGTCGCCTCGGCCCTCCTCATGACAGCAGTCAGCATCTTCGTCTTCCTCGCCTACGCCACTACGGCGGCCGTCGCCCGACGTGTCGGTGCGGGCGACCTCCAGGCCGCCATCCGCCAGGGAATGGATGGCATCTGGCTGGCACTCCTGCTCGGTGCTGCCGTCATCGCCGCCGTACTCCCCACGGCGCCGACCGTGGTGGAACTCTTCGGCGCCTCTGACACCGCGGCCCCCTACGCGACCGCATACCTGCGCATCTCGGCGCTCGGTATCCCGGCCATGCTCGTCGTGCTCGCCTCCACCGGTGTCCTGCGTGGCCTGCAGGACACAAAGACGCCCCTCTATGTCGCCGTCGCAGGCTTTGTCACCAACGCCGCCCTCAACGCCGGCCTCGTCTACGGCGCCGATCTCGGCATCGCCGGTTCCGCCTGGGGCACCGTCATCGCACAGTGCGGCATGGCAGCCGCCTATCTCATAGTGGTCGTCCGCGGAGCCCGCAGACACGGAGCCTCACTGCGTCCCGACGCGGCGGGGATACGGGCCTCGGCACAAGCCGGCGTCCCCCTGCTGGTCCGCACGCTCTCGCTCCGGGCGATCCTGATGATTGCCACGGCCGTCGCCGCCCGCCTCGGCGATGCCGATATCGCGGCACACCAGATCGTGCTGTCCCTGTGGAGTTTGCTTGCCTTCGCCCTTGATGCCATCGCCATCGCGGGTCAGGCCATCATCGGACGCTACCTAGGCGCAGACGACCCCGAGGGTGCCCGCCACGCCTGCCGCCGCATGGTCCAGTGGGGGATCGCGGTCGGCGGCGTACTCGGCGTACTGGTGATGATCGCCCGGCCGGTGTTCCTGCCCCTGTTCACCAACGACACCGTGGTGAAGGACGCCGCCCTGCCCGCTCTTCTCGTGGTCGCTCTCTCCCAGCCGATCTGCGGCATTGTCTTCGTCCTGGACGGGGTGCTGATGGGCGCGGGCGACGGCCCGTATCTGGCCTGGGCCATGGTGGCCACTCTGGCTGCCTTCGCCCCACTGGCGTTGCTCGTCCCGACGCTGGGTGGCGGCCTCACAGCGCTCTGGGGAGCGATGACGCTGATGATGGCGATGCGCATGCTGACCCTTTGGCTGCGGACCCGTTCGGGCCGCTGGATCGTCACAGGCGCCACCCGCTGA
- a CDS encoding PIG-L family deacetylase yields MTDRPLTLMAVHAHPDDEATGTGGVLARYAAEGIRTVLVTCTDGGCGDGPGGVKPGDPGHDPAAVALMRRQELEASCDVLKISDLEMLDYADSGMMGWPSNDVPGSFWQTPVQEGAAQLAELMRHYRPDVVVTYDENGFYGHPDHIQAHRITMAALEMTALKPKVYWTTMPRSSMQRFGEIMREFHPDMPEPDPAEAAAMAKIGLPDDEITTWVDTTAFSGQKFDALAAHASQGENIFFLKMGKERFGELMGMETFVRVQDATGADLPENDLFAGLR; encoded by the coding sequence ATGACTGACCGGCCCTTGACGCTCATGGCAGTACACGCCCACCCCGACGACGAGGCCACCGGAACCGGAGGGGTCCTCGCAAGGTACGCGGCGGAGGGCATCCGCACGGTTCTCGTGACGTGTACCGACGGCGGTTGCGGTGACGGACCGGGGGGTGTCAAGCCGGGCGATCCCGGCCACGATCCGGCGGCGGTCGCACTGATGCGCCGTCAAGAACTTGAGGCGAGCTGTGACGTCCTGAAGATCAGCGATCTGGAGATGTTGGACTATGCCGACTCCGGGATGATGGGCTGGCCGAGCAACGACGTCCCCGGATCCTTCTGGCAGACCCCCGTGCAGGAAGGCGCGGCCCAGCTCGCGGAACTCATGCGGCACTACCGACCTGATGTGGTCGTCACCTATGACGAGAACGGCTTCTACGGCCACCCCGACCACATCCAGGCCCACCGCATCACGATGGCGGCGCTGGAGATGACCGCACTGAAACCGAAGGTGTACTGGACCACGATGCCCCGCTCGAGCATGCAGCGGTTCGGTGAGATCATGCGCGAGTTTCATCCGGACATGCCGGAGCCGGACCCCGCCGAGGCCGCCGCGATGGCCAAGATCGGCCTTCCCGACGATGAAATCACCACCTGGGTGGACACCACCGCGTTCAGCGGTCAGAAGTTCGACGCGCTGGCCGCTCACGCCAGCCAGGGCGAGAACATCTTCTTCCTCAAGATGGGCAAGGAGAGGTTCGGCGAGTTGATGGGCATGGAGACCTTCGTACGCGTCCAGGACGCCACCGGCGCGGACCTACCCGAGAACGATCTCTTCGCCGGCCTGCGCTGA
- a CDS encoding GNAT family N-acetyltransferase, whose protein sequence is MSTPSRAPLPIRRLTLRDLTACADLSEDRGWPREEHKWGFLLTAGKGYGIDDPDGGLVSACVVTEFGPHGRPALGAIGMVLVAERHARQGIGRRLMQHVVSLMGTTPLTLHATPYGRPLYEELGFKVTGRAEMLHGHFTPSGSEPAVVTRAATAEDLTSILQLDEEVFGADRTPIITRLPAFADRLHVAEENGRLIGYAATWPNMETQVVGPLIARDTETAKALIVSLATHTDRPLRTDIDVRHEELLAWAKERGLASIAFNAVMTYGIPELPGDWTRRFAPLTVAAG, encoded by the coding sequence GTGTCGACTCCTTCCCGTGCCCCTCTTCCCATCCGCCGTCTGACGCTTCGCGATCTCACCGCCTGCGCCGACTTGTCCGAGGACCGGGGGTGGCCACGCGAGGAGCACAAGTGGGGTTTCCTCCTCACGGCAGGGAAGGGATACGGGATCGACGACCCCGACGGCGGACTCGTGAGCGCCTGTGTCGTCACCGAGTTCGGGCCACATGGCCGGCCTGCTCTCGGAGCCATCGGGATGGTGCTGGTGGCCGAACGGCACGCCCGTCAGGGCATCGGCCGCCGGCTGATGCAACACGTCGTCTCGCTGATGGGCACCACCCCGCTGACGTTGCACGCCACCCCATACGGTCGCCCGCTCTACGAGGAACTCGGCTTCAAGGTCACCGGCCGGGCGGAGATGCTGCACGGGCACTTCACGCCCAGCGGCTCTGAGCCGGCGGTTGTCACACGCGCGGCCACCGCCGAGGACCTCACTTCGATCCTCCAGCTCGACGAAGAAGTGTTCGGTGCCGACCGCACGCCCATCATCACGCGGCTGCCCGCCTTCGCCGACCGACTGCACGTGGCCGAGGAGAACGGCCGGCTCATCGGCTACGCAGCCACCTGGCCCAACATGGAAACCCAGGTGGTGGGTCCTCTGATTGCCCGGGACACGGAGACGGCGAAGGCGCTCATCGTCTCGCTCGCCACGCACACCGACCGCCCCCTGCGCACCGACATCGACGTACGCCACGAAGAGTTGCTGGCATGGGCAAAGGAGCGGGGGCTGGCGTCCATCGCGTTCAACGCGGTCATGACGTACGGGATCCCGGAACTGCCCGGCGACTGGACCAGGCGATTCGCTCCGCTGACCGTGGCAGCGGGCTGA
- the rplI gene encoding 50S ribosomal protein L9 gives MKIILTHEVSGLGAAGDVVDVKDGYARNYLIPRKFAIRWTKGGEKDVEQIRRARKIHEIQTIEQANQVKAQLEGVKVRLAVRSGDAGRLFGSVTPADVASAIKASGGPEVDKRRIELGAPIKTLGAHETSVRLHPEVAAKVNIEVVAA, from the coding sequence ATGAAGATCATCCTCACCCACGAGGTCTCCGGCCTCGGTGCCGCGGGCGACGTCGTCGACGTCAAGGACGGTTACGCTCGCAACTACCTGATCCCGCGGAAGTTCGCTATCCGCTGGACCAAGGGTGGCGAGAAGGACGTCGAGCAGATCCGTCGTGCTCGCAAGATTCACGAGATCCAGACCATCGAGCAGGCCAACCAGGTGAAGGCCCAGCTCGAGGGCGTCAAGGTCCGTCTGGCTGTCCGCTCCGGCGACGCCGGTCGTCTCTTCGGTTCCGTCACCCCGGCCGACGTCGCTTCGGCGATCAAGGCTTCCGGTGGCCCCGAGGTCGACAAGCGCCGCATCGAGCTGGGTGCGCCGATCAAGACCCTGGGCGCCCACGAGACGTCTGTGCGTCTGCACCCCGAGGTTGCCGCCAAGGTCAACATCGAGGTCGTCGCGGCCTGA
- the dnaB gene encoding replicative DNA helicase: MSISEPLDDPWADSGPSDRLPASRRRGEGGRGRDEQHDRGRDSGEWDGGGTSFERVPPQDLDAEQSVLGGMLLSKDAIADVVEILKGHDFYKPAHETIFQAILDVYAKGEPADPITIAAELTKRGEINKVGGASYLHTLVQTVPTAANAEYYAEIVHERAVLRRLVEAGTRITQMGYAADDDVDEIVNRAQAEIYAVTEQRTSEDYLPLGDIMEGALDEIEAIGSRSGEMTGVPTGFTDFDSLTNGLHPGQMIVIAARPAMGKSTLALDFARAASIKHNLPSVIFSLEMGRNEIAMRLLSAEARVALHHMRSGTMTDEDWTRLARRMPDVSAAPLFIDDSPNLSMMEIRAKCRRLKQRNDIRLVVIDYLQLMQSGGSKRAENRQQEVSDMSRNLKLLAKELELPVIALSQLNRGPEQRTDKKPMVSDLRESGSIEQDADMVILLHREDAYEKESPRAGEADLIVAKHRNGPTATITVAFQGHYSRFVDMAQT; the protein is encoded by the coding sequence GTGAGCATTTCCGAGCCCTTGGACGACCCCTGGGCCGACAGCGGTCCAAGTGATCGTCTGCCTGCCTCCCGCCGCCGCGGCGAAGGGGGCCGGGGCCGAGACGAACAACATGACCGAGGCCGGGACAGCGGCGAATGGGACGGCGGAGGCACATCCTTCGAGCGCGTGCCGCCCCAGGACCTGGATGCCGAGCAGTCCGTTCTCGGCGGCATGCTGCTGTCCAAGGACGCCATTGCCGACGTTGTGGAGATCCTCAAGGGCCACGACTTCTACAAACCCGCACACGAGACGATCTTCCAGGCGATCCTCGACGTCTACGCCAAGGGCGAGCCGGCCGACCCCATCACGATCGCCGCCGAGCTCACCAAACGCGGAGAGATCAACAAGGTCGGCGGCGCGTCCTATCTGCACACCCTCGTCCAGACCGTGCCGACGGCGGCCAACGCCGAGTACTACGCGGAGATCGTGCACGAGCGCGCGGTCCTGCGCAGGCTGGTCGAGGCCGGGACCCGTATCACCCAGATGGGATACGCGGCCGACGACGACGTCGACGAGATCGTCAACCGCGCCCAGGCCGAGATCTACGCGGTCACCGAGCAGCGCACCAGTGAGGACTACCTGCCGCTCGGCGACATCATGGAGGGTGCGCTCGACGAGATCGAGGCGATCGGCTCCCGTTCCGGGGAGATGACCGGTGTGCCCACGGGGTTCACCGACTTCGACTCGCTCACCAACGGCTTGCATCCGGGTCAGATGATCGTCATCGCCGCGCGTCCCGCCATGGGTAAGTCCACCCTCGCACTCGACTTCGCCCGCGCCGCATCGATCAAGCACAACCTGCCGAGTGTCATCTTCTCCCTCGAAATGGGTCGCAACGAGATCGCGATGCGTCTGTTGTCCGCCGAGGCTCGAGTCGCCCTGCACCACATGCGTTCCGGCACGATGACCGACGAGGACTGGACGCGTCTGGCCCGCCGGATGCCGGATGTGTCGGCCGCACCGTTGTTCATCGACGACTCCCCGAACCTGTCGATGATGGAGATCCGCGCCAAGTGCCGGCGTCTCAAGCAGCGCAACGACATCAGACTGGTCGTCATCGACTATCTCCAGCTGATGCAGTCCGGCGGCTCCAAGCGTGCCGAGAACCGCCAGCAGGAGGTCTCGGACATGTCCCGTAACCTCAAGCTCCTCGCCAAGGAGCTGGAGCTCCCGGTCATCGCGCTGTCCCAGCTGAACCGTGGTCCCGAGCAGCGCACCGACAAGAAGCCGATGGTCTCCGACCTGCGTGAGTCCGGCTCCATCGAGCAGGACGCCGACATGGTCATCCTGCTGCACCGTGAGGACGCCTACGAGAAGGAGTCGCCGCGCGCGGGCGAGGCGGACCTGATCGTGGCCAAGCACCGTAACGGCCCGACCGCGACGATCACGGTCGCCTTCCAGGGCCACTACTCGCGCTTCGTGGACATGGCGCAGACCTGA
- a CDS encoding GNAT family N-acetyltransferase: protein MGDLEIRAATADDVAAMAALLADDPLGAQRESPDDLTPYLSALERLTSDPNQYLVVAVRQGHVVGTLQLTIIPGLSRRGATRSIIEGVRIHADERGGGLGTRLIQWAVDESRRQGCQLAQLTSDTTRTDAHRFYERLGFTASHVGFKIQL from the coding sequence ATGGGAGATCTTGAAATAAGGGCCGCCACGGCGGACGACGTGGCCGCGATGGCCGCCCTGCTCGCCGACGACCCCTTGGGCGCCCAGCGCGAGTCACCGGACGATCTCACCCCGTACCTGTCCGCGTTGGAGCGCCTCACGTCCGACCCGAACCAGTATCTGGTCGTAGCGGTTCGGCAGGGACATGTCGTCGGGACGCTGCAGCTCACGATCATCCCCGGCCTATCGCGTCGCGGTGCCACCAGGTCGATCATCGAAGGTGTCCGGATCCACGCCGATGAACGAGGCGGCGGTCTGGGCACACGGCTCATCCAGTGGGCGGTCGACGAATCCCGGCGCCAGGGCTGCCAGTTGGCCCAGCTGACTTCCGACACCACGCGCACCGACGCCCACCGCTTCTACGAGCGGCTCGGCTTCACGGCCTCACACGTCGGGTTCAAGATCCAACTGTGA
- a CDS encoding serine hydrolase domain-containing protein — MTTPQEELLPGTRRALLHRIAVAQSEGRAPSVVAAVVRGGRAVWHGARTSVDGHGPDENVQYRIGSITKTFTAVLVLRLRDEGALDLGDPLEKHVSGTGAGEATIADLLAHTSGLAAESPAPWWERTPGSLRPELADVLGEQPLLHPVGRRFHYSNPGYTVLGTLVEKLRGAPWEEVLRREVLEPLGLDRTSAHPQAPHAGGWAVHPWADALLPEPAEYLGRMAPAGQLWSTAADLARFAVFLAQGDDRVLSAETVREMRTPAAPAEAADVVDGATYGLGLQIQHRAGRLLVGHSGSLPGFLANLTISVEDDVAAVVLANCTSGPLLGTVGADLVRIVAEAEPRIPDPWRPLAQVAPRVLELTGPWYWGTHAFALRLAADGGVSMEPLSGSGRRSRFRANGDGTWTGLEGYYAGEPLKAVRRPDGTVSHLDLGSFVFARQPYDEEASVPGGVDPDGWRGIG; from the coding sequence ATGACGACACCTCAGGAAGAGCTGCTCCCCGGAACGCGCCGGGCACTGCTGCACAGGATCGCTGTGGCCCAGTCCGAAGGGCGTGCGCCTTCGGTGGTCGCGGCGGTCGTGAGAGGTGGGCGGGCCGTGTGGCACGGTGCGCGGACCTCGGTGGACGGGCATGGCCCGGACGAGAACGTTCAGTACCGCATCGGCTCCATCACCAAGACCTTCACCGCTGTTCTGGTGCTGCGGCTGCGCGACGAGGGCGCACTCGACCTTGGTGATCCGTTGGAGAAGCACGTGTCCGGAACCGGCGCGGGGGAGGCGACCATCGCCGACCTCCTCGCCCACACGAGCGGATTGGCGGCGGAGTCGCCCGCCCCGTGGTGGGAGCGCACCCCGGGGTCCCTGCGCCCCGAACTCGCCGATGTCCTGGGCGAACAGCCTCTTCTCCATCCGGTCGGCCGCCGATTCCACTACTCCAACCCCGGCTACACCGTGCTCGGCACGCTCGTTGAGAAGCTGCGTGGAGCGCCGTGGGAGGAAGTACTTCGGCGTGAAGTGCTCGAACCTCTGGGCCTCGACCGTACGAGCGCTCACCCACAGGCACCCCATGCGGGTGGCTGGGCCGTGCATCCCTGGGCAGATGCCCTGCTGCCCGAACCCGCCGAATACCTCGGCCGGATGGCTCCTGCCGGTCAGCTCTGGTCCACGGCAGCCGACCTGGCGCGCTTTGCCGTCTTCCTGGCACAGGGCGACGACCGGGTGCTGAGTGCCGAGACCGTGAGAGAGATGCGCACGCCCGCTGCGCCCGCCGAAGCCGCAGACGTCGTGGACGGAGCCACGTACGGACTGGGGCTGCAGATCCAGCACCGGGCCGGCCGACTGCTCGTGGGGCACTCCGGATCGCTGCCGGGCTTTCTGGCGAACCTCACCATCAGCGTCGAGGACGACGTCGCGGCAGTGGTGCTGGCCAACTGCACCTCCGGTCCTCTGCTGGGCACCGTCGGAGCGGATCTCGTACGGATCGTCGCCGAGGCCGAGCCGCGCATTCCCGATCCGTGGCGGCCGCTGGCTCAAGTCGCGCCGCGCGTACTGGAGTTGACCGGACCCTGGTATTGGGGAACGCATGCGTTCGCCCTGCGGCTCGCGGCCGACGGAGGTGTCTCGATGGAGCCGCTGTCCGGCAGTGGCCGCCGCTCGCGCTTCAGGGCGAACGGTGACGGGACCTGGACCGGACTGGAGGGCTACTACGCCGGAGAGCCCCTGAAGGCGGTACGGCGCCCGGACGGGACGGTGAGCCATCTGGACCTCGGGTCGTTCGTGTTCGCGCGTCAGCCGTACGACGAGGAGGCCTCCGTGCCGGGTGGGGTGGATCCGGACGGCTGGCGGGGGATCGGCTGA
- a CDS encoding globin domain-containing protein, whose amino-acid sequence MFEARHTMDAPTTASADNGTSGGGGDGWFTPYTQSATPLEEEREAIESGTTRDPDGGNSTQEAPRAEFGAQPPAVGPAAVENFPADRRVPIQRSTVPATQARRPHARARVECVSPDGLLIRRSVAEVAPIADKVTSYFYAMLFVRHPDLRSLFPAAMDTQRDRLFRALLTAAEHIDNSEALVTYLQNLGRGHRKYGTRAEHYPAVGECLIGALSKYTAGIWDAEMEAAWVRTYTTISQIMIDAAAADELRAPAWWFAEIVAHDLRTPDVAVVTVRPDQPYPFLAGQYTSLETPWWPRIWRHYSFASAPRSDGLLTFHVKAVPAGWVSNALVHRARPGDIIRLGPPDGSMTVDHTTDSGLLCLGGGTGIAPIKALIEDVAEHGEWRPVEVFYGARTDHDLYEIDTMLRLQQSHPWLSVRAVIDQRAHLHLPDAIREYGPWHAFDAYLSGPPGMIRRGVDALRHVGIPSERIRHDAVEELAVAGP is encoded by the coding sequence ATGTTCGAGGCGAGGCACACCATGGACGCTCCGACCACCGCGTCGGCCGACAACGGCACTTCCGGCGGCGGTGGCGACGGCTGGTTCACGCCGTACACGCAGTCGGCGACGCCCTTGGAAGAGGAGCGTGAGGCGATCGAGAGCGGCACCACGAGGGACCCCGACGGGGGGAACAGCACACAGGAAGCGCCACGGGCCGAATTCGGCGCACAGCCTCCAGCAGTGGGGCCAGCCGCCGTCGAGAACTTCCCCGCCGACCGGCGCGTGCCCATCCAGCGCTCCACCGTGCCCGCAACGCAGGCACGGCGGCCGCACGCCCGGGCCCGGGTCGAGTGTGTGTCCCCGGACGGCCTTCTCATCCGTCGCAGCGTGGCCGAGGTGGCGCCGATCGCCGACAAGGTCACCTCGTACTTCTACGCGATGCTCTTTGTCCGCCACCCGGACCTGCGGTCACTGTTCCCCGCCGCGATGGACACCCAGAGGGACCGACTGTTCAGAGCCCTGCTCACGGCGGCCGAGCACATCGACAACAGCGAGGCCCTCGTCACCTATCTGCAGAACCTCGGACGGGGTCACCGCAAGTACGGCACCAGGGCCGAGCACTATCCGGCCGTCGGCGAATGCCTCATCGGCGCTTTGAGCAAGTACACCGCCGGAATCTGGGACGCGGAGATGGAGGCGGCCTGGGTTCGGACGTACACGACGATCTCGCAGATCATGATCGACGCAGCGGCTGCTGACGAACTGCGCGCCCCTGCCTGGTGGTTCGCCGAGATCGTCGCGCACGACCTCAGAACCCCGGATGTAGCGGTCGTCACGGTGCGTCCCGATCAGCCCTATCCCTTCCTGGCGGGGCAGTACACGAGCCTGGAGACGCCGTGGTGGCCGCGGATCTGGCGGCACTACTCGTTCGCCTCGGCGCCCCGGTCCGACGGTCTGCTGACGTTCCATGTGAAGGCCGTCCCCGCGGGCTGGGTCTCGAACGCGCTGGTGCACCGTGCTCGCCCAGGCGACATCATCCGCCTGGGTCCGCCGGATGGTTCGATGACCGTCGACCACACCACCGACAGCGGGCTGCTGTGCCTGGGCGGCGGCACCGGAATAGCGCCGATCAAGGCACTGATCGAGGACGTGGCCGAGCACGGTGAGTGGCGGCCGGTCGAGGTGTTCTACGGCGCCCGTACCGACCACGACCTGTACGAGATCGACACGATGCTCAGACTCCAGCAGTCACATCCCTGGCTCTCGGTGCGCGCGGTCATCGACCAGCGGGCGCACCTCCACCTTCCGGATGCCATACGTGAGTACGGGCCGTGGCACGCGTTCGACGCCTACCTCTCGGGCCCGCCCGGCATGATCCGCAGAGGTGTGGATGCCCTGAGACACGTGGGCATCCCGTCGGAACGCATACGGCACGACGCGGTGGAGGAACTCGCCGTCGCCGGCCCCTGA